Within the Halobaculum limi genome, the region CGACGACCTCACGCCGATGCTCGCGGACGGCGTCACCGAGGCGACCCACGTCGGCGAGGCGTACGACATCGGCGGACCGGATGTCCTCTCACTGCGGGAAATCTCCGAGATGGTGTTCGAGGCGGAGGGGAAGTCGATATCCGTCGTCCCTCTGCCGATGGGACTCGCGAAGGTCGGACTGACCGTCCTCGGGTCGGTCGGTTTCCCGATGGGCCAAGACCAGTACCGCTCGCTTCAGATCGACAACGTCGTCGCCAGCAACGACGTGACCGCGTTCGGCGTCTCGGAAGGAGATCTCAAATCCTTCAGCGAGTACCTCGGTCTCACGGGGTCGACCGACGACTCCGAAGCGAAAGCCGCTGCGTAATCGTCTCACCGAGTAGCAGCCCGTCGACCACGACTCGTAAGCCTCTCCTACCGTCGCGGTTGAGTCTTCCTGCTGACAGTACGTGATAAACCTGTTATATATCACTTTTATACCAGATATTGACCAATAAAGAGCAACAAAATTTTCCTGCCGCAGTCTGTCGATTTTCACCGTTTCGCGGGTGGATTTGACTCTCGTCGTTGATAGCCCCATCAGAAGGTTTATATCCGTTCTCTCTCTGATTCTGCCCTAATGAGGAGGGGAGACGTATGAAACTAGCACTCATTGGATTTGGGCAAGCGGGGGGGAAAATCGTCGACAAGTTCGTCGAGTACGATCAGCGTACCGGCAGCGACATCGTCCGTGCCGCAGTCGCCGTCAACACGGCGAAAGCGGACCTTATGGGACTCACGAACATCCCGAAGGACCAGCGGGTACTCATCGGGCAGTCCCGCGTCAAGGGCCACGGCGTCGGCGCAGACAACGAACTCGGCGCGGAAGTCGCCGAGGAGGACATCGACGAGGTGCAGGGGGCCATCGACTCGATTCCGGTCCACGAGGTGGACGCGTTCCTGGTCGTCGCCGGTCTCGGCGGCGGCACGGGGTCGGGTGGCGCGCCGGTGCTCGCGAAGCACCTGAAGCGCATCTACACCGAACCCGTCTACGGCCTGGGCGTCCTGCCCGGGTCCGACGAGGGTGGCATCTACACGCTCAACGCCGCGCGGTCGTTCCAGACGTTCGTCCGTGAGGTCGACAACCTCATGGTGTTCGACAACGACGCGTGGCGCAAGACCGGGGAGTCGGTGTCGGGCGGCTACGACGAGATCAACGAAGAGATCGTCAAGCGCTTTGGCATCCTGTTCGGTGCCGGCGAGATCGACCAAGGCCAGGAAGTCGCCGAGTCCGTCGTCGACTCTTCTGAGATCATCAACACACTGTCGGGCGGCGGCGTCTCGACGGTCGGCTACGCCAGCGAGGAAGTAGAGGAGGCTGCCGGCGGCGGCGGTCTGCTCTCGCGCCTCACCGGCGACAAGGGTGACGAAGACCTCGACACCGCGCACACGACCAACCGGATCACGTCGCTCGTGCGGAAGGCGGCGCTCGGTCGCCTGACGCTCCCGTGTGAGATCGAGGGCTCCGAACGCGCCCTGCTCGTAATGGCTGGTCCGCCCCAGCACCTCAACCGGAAGGGAATCGAGCGCGGCCGCAAGTGGCTCGAAGAGCAGACCGGGTCGATGGAGGTCCGCGGCGGCGACTACCCCGTCAGCGGCTCCGGCTTCGTCGCGTCGGTCATCCTGCTGTCGGGCGTGACGAACGTCCCGCGGATCAAGGAACTCCAGCAGGTGGCCATCGAGGCGCAGGAGAACATCGACGACATCCGTCAGGAGAGCCAGAACAATCTCGACAGCCTCATCAGCGATGACGAGGACGAACTTGAGTCGCTGTTCTAGGCTCACCGCGGTCCTCGCAGTCATCGCCCTCTTGCTCGCG harbors:
- a CDS encoding tubulin/FtsZ family protein; this translates as MKLALIGFGQAGGKIVDKFVEYDQRTGSDIVRAAVAVNTAKADLMGLTNIPKDQRVLIGQSRVKGHGVGADNELGAEVAEEDIDEVQGAIDSIPVHEVDAFLVVAGLGGGTGSGGAPVLAKHLKRIYTEPVYGLGVLPGSDEGGIYTLNAARSFQTFVREVDNLMVFDNDAWRKTGESVSGGYDEINEEIVKRFGILFGAGEIDQGQEVAESVVDSSEIINTLSGGGVSTVGYASEEVEEAAGGGGLLSRLTGDKGDEDLDTAHTTNRITSLVRKAALGRLTLPCEIEGSERALLVMAGPPQHLNRKGIERGRKWLEEQTGSMEVRGGDYPVSGSGFVASVILLSGVTNVPRIKELQQVAIEAQENIDDIRQESQNNLDSLISDDEDELESLF